A region of Pyxidicoccus parkwaysis DNA encodes the following proteins:
- a CDS encoding sigma-54-dependent transcriptional regulator, whose product MSTARILVVDDDPQARDLLQRLLGTLGAVTQAPDPKRALERLAEGPFDLVMTDMAMPEPGDGLKVLHAVKTQSPDTPVIVVTAFGNIEGALDSIQQGAFDYLAKPFDVDAILRVAKRALEQKRLVEENRSLRQQVERTSLVLVGRSPALLEVYKHVARAAASNVPVLITGETGTGKEMVARALHKRSPRASGPFIPVDCGAITESLMESELFGHAKGSFTGASGARRGVFEEASGGTLFLDEIGDVGMKVQSQLLRVLQEGEIRRVGESVPVKVDVRVVAATNKDLKARVAEGLFREDLLYRLDVVHLHLPPLRERREDVPALVEHFAARHARGGVRPVVTPEAMTRLTGYDWPGNVRQLENVVARALALNVTGVLGPQDFPEPIGDATQKLTGLAGDMPSLAELSRRYAAHVLQHVGGNKSEAARLLDVDRKTLYKLLESPEGGAES is encoded by the coding sequence ATGAGCACAGCCCGCATCCTCGTGGTGGACGATGACCCCCAGGCCCGTGACCTGCTCCAGCGGCTCTTGGGCACGCTGGGCGCGGTGACGCAGGCGCCGGACCCGAAGCGCGCGCTGGAGCGGCTGGCGGAAGGCCCGTTCGATTTGGTGATGACGGACATGGCCATGCCCGAGCCGGGGGATGGGCTGAAAGTCCTCCATGCGGTGAAGACGCAGTCGCCGGACACGCCGGTCATCGTGGTGACGGCGTTCGGCAACATCGAGGGCGCGCTGGACAGCATCCAGCAGGGCGCCTTCGACTACCTGGCCAAGCCCTTCGACGTGGACGCGATTCTGCGCGTGGCGAAGCGGGCGCTGGAGCAGAAGCGGCTGGTGGAGGAGAACCGCTCGCTGCGGCAGCAGGTGGAGCGCACCTCGCTGGTGCTGGTGGGGCGCAGCCCGGCGCTGCTGGAGGTCTACAAACACGTGGCGCGCGCGGCGGCCAGCAACGTGCCGGTGCTGATTACGGGCGAGACGGGCACGGGCAAGGAGATGGTGGCGCGGGCGCTGCACAAGCGCTCGCCGCGCGCGAGCGGCCCCTTCATCCCGGTGGACTGCGGGGCGATTACCGAGTCGCTGATGGAGAGCGAGCTGTTCGGCCACGCGAAGGGCAGCTTCACGGGCGCCTCGGGCGCGCGGCGGGGCGTCTTCGAGGAGGCCAGCGGCGGCACGCTCTTTCTGGACGAGATTGGCGACGTGGGGATGAAGGTGCAGTCGCAGCTGTTGCGCGTGTTGCAGGAGGGCGAGATTCGCCGCGTGGGCGAGAGCGTCCCGGTGAAGGTGGACGTGCGGGTGGTGGCGGCGACGAACAAGGACCTCAAGGCGCGGGTGGCGGAGGGGCTGTTCCGCGAGGATTTGCTGTACCGCCTGGACGTGGTGCACCTGCACCTGCCGCCCCTGCGCGAGCGGCGCGAGGACGTGCCGGCGCTGGTGGAGCACTTCGCGGCGAGGCACGCGCGCGGCGGCGTGCGGCCGGTGGTGACGCCCGAGGCGATGACGCGGCTGACGGGCTACGACTGGCCGGGCAACGTGCGCCAGCTGGAGAACGTGGTGGCGCGGGCGCTCGCCTTGAATGTGACGGGCGTGCTCGGGCCGCAGGACTTCCCGGAGCCCATTGGAGACGCGACGCAGAAGCTCACGGGCCTGGCGGGAGACATGCCGAGCCTCGCGGAGCTGTCGCGCCGGTACGCGGCGCACGTGCTCCAGCACGTGGGTGGCAACAAGAGCGAGGCGGCGCGGCTGCTCGATGTGGACCGCAAGACGCTCTACAAGCTGCTCGAGTCGCCCGAGGGCGGAGCGGAGTCTTAG